Genomic DNA from bacterium:
ATTCCCACATTTGTAATGATATCATCAAGATGGATTATTATATCTTCCTTTTCATCACCGGTAATATCATACATAGTCGCTCCGTAAAAAACAGAGTTTCTCCCGCTGAAAGCAAGATCATTACGCTTTATATAAAAAACTTCATAAGTATGATGATTCTGTCTGCCGCTGAACTTTATTATTAACACGTGCTGTTCGATGCACATCATTACTTCTTCTTTACCGTCCTTATCAACATCCAAAACCTGCATATTTTTTGCGTAAAAGTTAAACGCACCTATTATATCAATCTTTCCAACTGCCACATAATTATTACCACTTGCTTCAAATATTGTTATTCTTGTTATCGCTTCTCCTTCCCAGAAATGATATCCGCCAATCCAAACTTCCGCTTTACCGTTGCCGTCAAGATCGTTTGTTACAGCATAAAGGTAAGCGTTATTTGTTTCAACAGAACCTTGCCAGATAAAGTTATAACAATTATCACCGCAGTTTTCTATTGCAATAACCTTACCGTTTACACTTCCCGCAAAAAATTCTGTCTTTCCATTCTGATTTATATCCCCAATTGCAAAACCTGAGAAATAAAGATCATATTGTGAGGGATCATAATAAGAAACCGAATCAAAATTATTAGTTGAAGGGTTATATTCATAAATGAACACACTATTAGGACAGCAATGTCTTATAAAAATTTGATCGGTAAATTCATCACTATCCCAATCGCCAAACGTATTGTTATTAAGCTGGGTCTGTCCTGGGACCGGGTAAGGATAAAAGATAAAAGATAAATCAGTTGCTAGTGATGTATCAGTTGGTTTTTTGAAGAACAAGTAGCTAGACCCAGGGTAATTGGTGTCGGGAGGAAACCTGTGAAGGTACAGCTCATCCCGTCCATCCTTATCAATATCAAAAATAACTGTTCTCGCTGAACTTGTGCTGTCATATCTATAAACAGAGTCAAAACTTCCTTGTGTATTCTTTTCCATTACTACTAAATCACTAAAACCAGAAGTATAGTCTTTCATCTGCCCGTAAATTTCTGGCAGTCCATTGTTGTTCATATCAGCTACTAAAGGTGGTTTGGTATTATCAGTTCCTACTTTTACTTCCTGCAAAAAGTTGTATTTCTGGTAATAAAGAGATGTATCAATAGTTGTAAGGTCTATTATTGTGCTGTCGTAAGTTGGGGAGTAAACTGGTTGTTGGATACTTGATGCTAGATACTGGTAATCAGAAATGTTTTTGTAAAGTAATTTACCGTTTGGGTATTCTAATTTTAATATCTCTTTTTCAACTTCGGTTATTTTTATGTCACCACGCTTTTTTAATTGTTGTAGTTTTTCTTCACGACTTTGCTGTGCGCGTGAAGTGCTCACTACTATAATCAACAATAAACAAACTAATAATTCAACTTTCATCTTTTTACCCGATATTTTATAGGGAAAGAAATTATACTGTTAGATTTTAATAATCTTTTTCTTGTAAAGCTATGTAAAACCGGTTGGATATTTATCCTTTGAGAGTGGTTCCCGTATGAAAATTCGCAAACTTTCATACCGGAATAAAAGAAATAATTTATTTAAAAACACCATACTTCCTACCTCACTAAATAATAAGTAAGAAGAATTGTGCCGTGAAAAATTATTTAGGAAATAGAAACCAAATAGGTTGCTTGTTAAATGTAAAACAATAACTGACGCAGCGAATGGCGTGTAACGTTAAAGTTCTTCAGCGAAATAAAAAAGGCGAACCGAATCAGTTCGCCTTTTTTTAAGAAGTTGTTACTTAAGCAGAATTAATTTCTTAGTTTCCATAAAGTTGCCTGAGGTTAATGTGTAAAAGTAAATTCCGCTTGGTAAGTTGGAAGCATTAAACTCTACTGAATACTTACCTGCTTCTTGAATTTCATTTACTAAAGAAGCTACTTCCGTTCCAAGCATATCATAAACTTTTAGTGTTACTTCTCCTGCCGTTTTTATTGCGTAGTTTATTGTTGTAGTTGGATTGAAAGGATTGGGATAGTTTTGTGATAAAGCATATTCATCCGGCTTTTGCTCGTTGTTTCCTTCGCCGCCAATCTTATATGGATTACCTCCTAAGACATAAGTACCAACATTACCCGAAGGATCTGATACGTGAGATTGTAAATCGACTGCTTTTAACCTGTAATAAACCCAATGACCATCCGGGCATACTGCTGGGGGAACAGCAGTACAATAGCTCTCATTTGGATCCTCATATTGAAGATTAGAAGTTTGAATAAGATTTATCCAACCAAGTTCTCCGGCATCTTTTTGAACAATATATTGATA
This window encodes:
- a CDS encoding T9SS type A sorting domain-containing protein, producing MKVELLVCLLLIIVVSTSRAQQSREEKLQQLKKRGDIKITEVEKEILKLEYPNGKLLYKNISDYQYLASSIQQPVYSPTYDSTIIDLTTIDTSLYYQKYNFLQEVKVGTDNTKPPLVADMNNNGLPEIYGQMKDYTSGFSDLVVMEKNTQGSFDSVYRYDSTSSARTVIFDIDKDGRDELYLHRFPPDTNYPGSSYLFFKKPTDTSLATDLSFIFYPYPVPGQTQLNNNTFGDWDSDEFTDQIFIRHCCPNSVFIYEYNPSTNNFDSVSYYDPSQYDLYFSGFAIGDINQNGKTEFFAGSVNGKVIAIENCGDNCYNFIWQGSVETNNAYLYAVTNDLDGNGKAEVWIGGYHFWEGEAITRITIFEASGNNYVAVGKIDIIGAFNFYAKNMQVLDVDKDGKEEVMMCIEQHVLIIKFSGRQNHHTYEVFYIKRNDLAFSGRNSVFYGATMYDITGDEKEDIIIHLDDIITNVGMRLFTFIYKADFSVDVNELDPLPGNFNLYPNYPNPFNPATNIRFNIPEYSFVSIKVFNVLGKEIKTLLEKELSPGSHTIDWEAKDSNNELLPSGVYLIRLTAGKYTHSVKAVLLK